From the genome of uncultured Fibrobacter sp., one region includes:
- a CDS encoding TrkA family potassium uptake protein, translating into MASKQYIIIGLGNSAIFLARHLTSLGHDVLVVDNHPEKVQDISSTVSQAMVADSTRKKQLSSIPLQKADSVIVCIGENLEASLLTVLNLKELGVKHIIAKSSSAAHSSILEKLGVSDIFHPERDSAIALAERLNRPNMLDFLPFMEGFSIVEVVCPKDFIGKTLKDLNITHKYGVQVIAIRDPQEPTPKIGNLADIVLQEDDVLFLIGPNDALDKFKS; encoded by the coding sequence ATGGCATCTAAGCAATACATCATCATCGGTCTTGGCAACTCTGCCATCTTCCTCGCCCGTCACCTGACGAGCCTCGGGCACGATGTGCTCGTGGTGGACAACCATCCCGAAAAGGTGCAAGACATTTCGAGCACCGTGTCGCAGGCCATGGTCGCCGACTCTACCCGCAAAAAGCAGCTTTCGAGCATCCCGCTGCAGAAGGCGGACTCCGTCATCGTCTGTATTGGCGAAAACCTGGAAGCAAGTCTCCTTACTGTGTTGAACTTGAAGGAACTCGGCGTCAAGCACATCATCGCGAAGTCCAGTAGCGCCGCCCACTCGAGCATCCTCGAAAAGCTCGGCGTCTCGGACATTTTCCACCCGGAACGCGACTCGGCCATCGCACTTGCCGAACGCCTGAACCGCCCGAACATGCTCGACTTCTTGCCGTTCATGGAAGGCTTCAGCATCGTCGAAGTCGTATGCCCCAAGGACTTCATCGGCAAGACTCTGAAGGATTTGAACATCACCCACAAGTACGGGGTGCAGGTCATCGCCATCCGCGACCCGCAAGAACCGACTCCCAAAATCGGTAACCTCGCCGACATCGTGCTGCAAGAAGACGACGTGCTCTTCCTCATCGGCCCGAACGACGCCCTCGACAAATTCAAGAGCTAA
- a CDS encoding electron transfer flavoprotein subunit alpha/FixB family protein, whose amino-acid sequence MNNVFVYCEIEGTTVVDVSLELLSKGRKLANTLGVQLECICAGKGLDGIEKQVFPYGVDKVHVFDAEGLFPYTTNPHAALVVNLFKEEQPQICLLGATVIGRDLGPRISSAMHSGLTADCTELEIDSFEMSIGGVKKAYENQLCQIRPAFGGNIVATIVNPEHRPQMATVREGVMKKEIVDPNYKGEVIKHDVAKYVPETEYVVKVLERHVEKAKHNLKGAPIVVAGGYGMGSKENFDMLFELAKELHAEVGASRAAVDAGFVDHDRQIGQTGVTVRPKVYIAFGISGQIQHLAGMQDSGIIISVNSDPEAPINAIADYVINGTVEEVLPKMIKYYKANNK is encoded by the coding sequence ATGAATAACGTATTTGTATATTGCGAAATTGAGGGCACGACCGTCGTTGACGTTTCCCTCGAACTTTTGTCCAAGGGTCGCAAGCTGGCCAACACGCTCGGCGTTCAGCTCGAGTGCATCTGCGCCGGCAAGGGCCTCGATGGCATTGAAAAGCAGGTTTTCCCCTACGGTGTGGACAAGGTTCATGTGTTCGACGCCGAAGGCCTGTTCCCCTACACCACCAACCCGCATGCAGCCCTCGTGGTGAACCTCTTCAAGGAAGAGCAGCCGCAGATTTGCTTGCTCGGTGCAACGGTGATTGGCCGTGACCTCGGCCCGCGCATTTCCAGCGCCATGCACAGCGGCCTTACCGCCGACTGTACCGAACTCGAAATCGACAGTTTCGAAATGAGCATCGGTGGCGTGAAGAAGGCTTACGAAAACCAGCTTTGCCAGATCCGCCCGGCATTCGGCGGCAACATCGTCGCGACGATCGTGAACCCGGAACACCGTCCGCAGATGGCGACCGTGCGCGAAGGCGTGATGAAGAAGGAAATCGTGGACCCGAACTACAAGGGCGAAGTTATCAAGCACGATGTGGCCAAGTACGTGCCGGAAACGGAATACGTGGTCAAGGTGCTCGAACGCCATGTGGAAAAGGCCAAGCACAACCTCAAGGGCGCTCCGATCGTGGTCGCCGGTGGTTACGGCATGGGCTCCAAGGAAAACTTCGACATGCTGTTCGAACTTGCCAAGGAACTCCACGCCGAAGTGGGTGCAAGCCGCGCCGCCGTGGATGCGGGCTTTGTCGATCATGACCGCCAGATCGGTCAGACCGGCGTGACTGTCCGCCCGAAGGTCTATATCGCTTTCGGTATTTCCGGCCAGATCCAGCACCTCGCTGGCATGCAGGATTCAGGTATCATCATCTCCGTGAACTCCGACCCCGAAGCTCCGATCAACGCTATCGCTGATTACGTGATCAACGGCACCGTCGAAGAAGTCCTCCCGAAGATGATCAAGTATTACAAGGCAAACAATAAGTAG
- a CDS encoding potassium transporter TrkG translates to MLRSKYQAFTDTTSENVFKAKKQANPITLVVLGYLLIIAVGAVLLRLPVSTREPIDFLQALFTATSAVCVTGLSVIDISTTFTGFGYWVLVLLMQLGGLGIMTVSTVLILLAGMHPGFNHQSVLLSNFTQEGNVDAKRILMAVLPFTFILEAIGGVVYFTQFSNMELYDRIFCSVFQAVSSFCNVGFTLFPDSLMQFQLNPVMNITTCVLALAGGFGFLAITELQYAFDFKRRRFRKISLHTRIATFCTLVIVAASIVAFMLTEWGNTLNGLSFFDKLQTTFFMAFTSRTAGLNTVDTPALCASSLFFFIIIMFIGANPGSCGGGIKVTTAAVIGLLGFNRVLGREKTQVMGRTIPETTVDKAVRIFVVAIVVIALATMVLLCTEIPAGVGFNENGTPFLKVLFEVVSAYSTCGLSMGLTGELSTVGRIVICCVMFIGRMGPLFLISAVAGRVKNTTWFAEEDIMVG, encoded by the coding sequence ATGCTACGTTCGAAGTACCAAGCGTTCACGGACACGACTTCCGAAAACGTCTTCAAGGCGAAAAAACAGGCGAACCCCATTACGTTGGTCGTGCTGGGCTATTTGCTCATCATAGCCGTCGGAGCCGTACTTCTCCGCTTGCCTGTCTCTACGCGTGAGCCCATCGACTTTTTGCAGGCGCTGTTCACGGCGACATCGGCCGTGTGCGTGACCGGGCTTTCTGTCATCGACATCAGCACCACGTTCACAGGGTTCGGTTACTGGGTTCTCGTCCTCCTGATGCAGCTCGGCGGTTTGGGTATCATGACCGTATCTACGGTGCTTATCTTGCTTGCCGGCATGCACCCGGGATTCAACCACCAGTCCGTCCTGCTTTCGAACTTCACGCAAGAAGGTAACGTCGACGCGAAGCGCATCCTCATGGCGGTGCTCCCCTTCACGTTCATCCTGGAAGCTATCGGTGGCGTTGTCTACTTCACGCAGTTCAGCAACATGGAACTGTACGACCGCATTTTCTGCTCTGTCTTCCAGGCAGTCAGTTCTTTCTGTAACGTCGGGTTCACGCTGTTCCCCGACTCGCTCATGCAATTCCAGCTCAACCCCGTCATGAACATCACGACATGTGTGCTTGCACTCGCAGGCGGATTCGGCTTCCTCGCTATCACGGAATTGCAGTACGCCTTCGACTTCAAGCGTCGCCGTTTCCGCAAGATTTCTCTGCATACACGCATTGCGACCTTCTGCACGCTCGTTATCGTTGCGGCAAGCATTGTCGCTTTCATGCTCACCGAATGGGGCAACACCCTCAACGGGCTCTCCTTCTTCGACAAGCTCCAGACCACGTTCTTCATGGCCTTCACGAGCCGTACCGCTGGTCTCAATACGGTAGACACTCCGGCCCTCTGCGCCAGTTCCCTGTTCTTCTTTATCATCATCATGTTCATCGGGGCTAACCCCGGTAGCTGCGGTGGCGGTATCAAGGTCACTACGGCAGCGGTCATCGGGCTCCTCGGCTTCAACAGGGTGCTCGGCCGCGAAAAGACCCAGGTCATGGGCCGCACCATTCCCGAAACCACGGTCGACAAGGCTGTGCGAATTTTCGTCGTGGCCATCGTGGTCATAGCACTTGCGACCATGGTGCTGCTCTGCACCGAAATCCCCGCAGGAGTGGGTTTCAACGAGAACGGCACGCCCTTCCTCAAGGTTTTGTTCGAAGTGGTGAGCGCCTACAGCACGTGCGGGCTTTCGATGGGTCTCACGGGCGAGCTTTCCACGGTTGGGCGCATCGTCATCTGTTGCGTGATGTTTATCGGACGTATGGGACCGTTGTTCCTCATCTCCGCCGTCGCCGGACGGGTCAAAAACACCACCTGGTTCGCCGAAGAAGATATAATGGTGGGTTAG
- a CDS encoding acyl-CoA dehydrogenase family protein, whose translation MANFYTDHPEIKFNLESNSLMPRIVELKEKGYADKDAFDYAPEDFADAMDNYNRVLEVAGDITANTVFPNSEEVDAEGPHCENGRVRYAAKTYENLEATRKAGLNGVTMPRRFGGLNFPITAYTAINEMIASADAGFENIWSLQDCIETLYEFGDEDQRSRFIPRICAGETMSMDLTEPDAGSDLQRVMLKATYSEEDKCWYLNGVKRFITNGDSDIHLVLARSEEGTRDGRGLSMFIYDKRDGGVDVRRIENKMGIHGSPTCELVYKNAKAELCGRRKFGLIKYVMALMNGARLGIAAQSVGISQMAYNEALAYAKDRKQFGQAIVNFPAVYEMISHIKARLDAGRALLYLTASYVDIYKGLEDIERDRKLTDEEKAELKKYQKLASACTPLAKGMNSEYANINSYDSIQVHGGSGYMLEYACQRLYRDARITSIYEGTTQLQTVAALPHVTTGTYSQMLEEFEAQDVRPEYEALKARAKAMDAKYNEAVEFVKAANNNEFTDLCSRHLYEMAANCVMSQLLLRDATKSPELFDKSVKVYLNLAEAEVAKHYNFVKSLSVESLESYKQA comes from the coding sequence ATGGCGAATTTTTATACAGATCATCCCGAGATTAAATTCAACCTCGAAAGCAATTCCCTGATGCCGCGCATTGTCGAGCTCAAGGAAAAGGGCTATGCCGACAAGGACGCTTTCGACTATGCGCCGGAAGATTTTGCCGACGCTATGGACAACTACAACCGCGTGCTCGAAGTCGCTGGCGACATCACCGCGAACACCGTCTTCCCGAACTCGGAAGAAGTGGACGCCGAAGGCCCGCACTGCGAAAACGGCCGCGTTCGTTACGCCGCGAAGACCTACGAAAACCTCGAAGCCACCCGCAAGGCTGGCCTCAACGGTGTCACGATGCCGCGCCGCTTTGGCGGCCTGAACTTCCCGATTACCGCCTACACGGCCATCAACGAAATGATCGCCTCTGCAGACGCCGGTTTCGAGAACATCTGGTCCTTGCAGGACTGCATCGAGACGCTCTATGAATTTGGCGACGAAGACCAGCGTTCCCGTTTCATTCCGCGCATCTGCGCCGGCGAAACGATGTCGATGGACTTGACCGAACCCGATGCCGGTTCCGACCTGCAGCGCGTGATGCTCAAGGCCACCTACAGCGAAGAGGACAAGTGCTGGTACTTGAACGGCGTGAAGCGCTTCATCACGAACGGCGACTCCGACATCCACCTGGTGCTCGCCCGCTCCGAAGAAGGCACCCGCGACGGTCGTGGCCTTTCCATGTTCATCTACGACAAGCGCGACGGTGGCGTTGACGTCCGCCGCATCGAAAACAAGATGGGTATCCACGGAAGCCCGACTTGCGAACTTGTCTACAAGAACGCCAAGGCTGAACTCTGCGGCCGCCGCAAGTTCGGTCTCATCAAGTACGTGATGGCCCTCATGAACGGCGCCCGCCTCGGCATTGCCGCCCAGTCCGTGGGCATCAGCCAGATGGCCTACAACGAAGCTCTCGCCTACGCCAAGGACCGTAAGCAGTTCGGTCAGGCTATCGTGAACTTCCCGGCCGTGTACGAGATGATTTCCCACATCAAGGCTCGTCTCGACGCAGGCCGCGCCCTGTTGTACCTGACCGCCAGCTACGTGGACATCTACAAGGGCCTCGAAGACATCGAACGTGACCGCAAGCTCACCGACGAAGAAAAGGCTGAACTCAAGAAATACCAGAAGCTCGCCTCCGCATGCACTCCGCTCGCGAAGGGCATGAACTCCGAATACGCGAACATCAACAGCTACGACAGCATCCAGGTTCACGGCGGTTCGGGCTACATGCTCGAATACGCTTGCCAGCGCCTGTACCGCGACGCCCGTATCACTTCGATTTACGAAGGTACGACGCAGTTGCAGACGGTTGCGGCTCTCCCGCACGTGACCACCGGTACCTACAGCCAGATGCTCGAAGAATTCGAAGCCCAGGATGTGCGCCCGGAATACGAAGCACTCAAGGCCCGCGCAAAGGCCATGGACGCTAAGTACAACGAAGCTGTGGAATTCGTGAAGGCCGCGAACAACAACGAGTTCACCGACCTCTGCAGCCGTCACCTGTACGAAATGGCCGCCAACTGCGTGATGAGCCAGCTGCTCCTCCGCGATGCCACCAAGTCGCCTGAACTGTTCGACAAGAGCGTGAAGGTGTACCTGAACCTCGCTGAAGCCGAAGTCGCAAAGCACTACAACTTTGTGAAGAGCCTCAGCGTGGAATCGCTGGAAAGCTACAAGCAGGCATAA
- a CDS encoding electron transfer flavoprotein subunit beta/FixA family protein: MSLKIVVLAKQVPDTRNVGPDAMTPQGTINRAALPAVFNPEDLNALEQALRLKDQFPGSTITVLTMGLPKSAEVIREALYRGADCGYVITDRSLGGADTLATSYTLAQAVKKVGDYDIILGGRQAIDGDTAQVGPQIAEKLGLTQVTYAEEILSLDEKARKVVIRRHIDGGVETVEAPLPLVVTVNGSAAPCRPRNAKRIMKFKNATAVAERAPEAAEKYAALIAKKPYLDIPQWGAADIDADPTQIGKAGSPTNVKAVKNIVFKAKESRTLTASDADVEGLIKELLDEKIIG; this comes from the coding sequence ATGAGTCTTAAAATCGTTGTGCTTGCCAAGCAAGTACCTGATACACGAAACGTAGGCCCGGACGCCATGACGCCGCAGGGTACTATCAATCGTGCCGCTTTGCCCGCGGTCTTCAACCCCGAAGACCTGAACGCCCTGGAGCAAGCCCTTCGCCTGAAGGACCAGTTCCCCGGTTCCACCATTACCGTGCTGACGATGGGTCTGCCGAAGTCTGCCGAAGTTATCCGTGAAGCTCTGTATCGCGGTGCCGACTGCGGTTACGTTATTACGGACCGTTCCCTCGGTGGCGCCGACACGCTCGCTACTAGCTACACGCTCGCCCAGGCCGTCAAGAAGGTCGGCGACTATGACATTATCCTTGGTGGCCGCCAGGCTATCGACGGTGACACCGCACAGGTCGGTCCGCAGATTGCTGAAAAGCTCGGCCTTACCCAGGTGACCTATGCCGAAGAAATCTTGAGCCTCGACGAGAAGGCCCGCAAGGTCGTGATCCGCCGCCATATCGACGGTGGTGTGGAAACGGTGGAAGCACCGCTCCCGCTGGTCGTGACCGTGAACGGCAGTGCCGCTCCGTGCCGCCCGCGCAACGCGAAGCGCATCATGAAGTTCAAGAACGCGACCGCCGTCGCCGAACGCGCTCCGGAAGCCGCCGAAAAGTACGCCGCCCTCATCGCGAAGAAGCCCTACCTCGACATCCCGCAGTGGGGTGCCGCAGACATCGACGCCGACCCGACGCAGATCGGTAAGGCCGGTTCTCCGACGAACGTGAAGGCTGTCAAGAACATCGTGTTCAAGGCGAAGGAAAGCCGCACGCTTACCGCGAGCGACGCCGACGTTGAAGGACTTATCAAGGAACTTTTAGACGAGAAGATTATTGGCTAG
- the pyrH gene encoding UMP kinase, with protein sequence MSKFKRILLKLSGEALAGEKGHGIDNTILSDMASEIASIVKQGVQVALVIGGGNLVRGISASAGGMNRAQGDAMGMLGTVMNGLAMQDALDKQGVDSVVMSAIRMEPVCEFFDRRKALKLLSAGSVVIFSAGTGNPFFTTDSCAALRAIESECDVIMKATKVDGIYTADPVKDPTATRFDDISYKEVISRGLKVMDTAAVALCMENNMPIFVFKMEKGNLTRAAIEGDLGTLVHC encoded by the coding sequence ATGTCCAAATTCAAACGCATTCTCTTGAAGCTCAGTGGCGAAGCCCTCGCAGGCGAAAAGGGCCACGGTATCGATAATACTATTCTCTCCGACATGGCAAGCGAAATCGCATCCATCGTCAAACAGGGCGTGCAGGTCGCGCTCGTGATTGGCGGCGGCAACCTCGTCCGCGGTATTTCCGCCTCCGCTGGCGGCATGAACCGCGCCCAGGGCGATGCCATGGGCATGCTCGGCACCGTGATGAACGGCCTTGCCATGCAGGATGCTCTCGACAAGCAGGGCGTGGATTCTGTGGTGATGTCCGCCATCCGTATGGAACCGGTCTGCGAATTCTTCGACCGCCGCAAGGCCCTCAAGCTCCTTTCCGCTGGCTCCGTGGTCATCTTCTCCGCCGGTACGGGTAACCCGTTCTTCACCACCGACAGCTGCGCCGCGCTGCGCGCCATCGAAAGCGAATGCGACGTGATCATGAAGGCCACCAAGGTCGACGGCATCTACACCGCAGACCCGGTCAAGGATCCGACGGCCACCCGCTTCGACGACATCAGCTACAAGGAAGTCATTTCCCGCGGCCTCAAGGTCATGGATACGGCAGCCGTTGCCCTCTGCATGGAAAACAACATGCCCATCTTCGTGTTCAAGATGGAAAAGGGGAACCTGACCCGCGCCGCCATCGAAGGCGACCTCGGGACGCTGGTCCACTGCTAA